In Saccharothrix syringae, the following are encoded in one genomic region:
- a CDS encoding ATP-binding protein, producing MSDDGSSRNEFSGTAANVVQAHSIEGGVHFHAAVAALPVPRQLPADVPGFTDRVTHLRRLHDWLDTPDEQAPPAEVVAGPPGIGKTSLVTHWAHQVRDRFPDGDLFVDLRGYHVERTVSADEALSDVLRALDVPDERIPARLEARAALYRSLLHRRKMLVLLDNASSADQVRPLLPGTSTCRVLVTSRSHLGGLIARNGAHRMSLDVLPTEHAVELLAGIVGDGRVAAEPGAVARLVEYCGRLPLALRIAGERLAEDPRARIGELVEELAEVRERLDVLATPGDESTAVRAVFSWSYQALSPDAARAYRLLGLLTGPDVGLPAAAALLGTGQGRARRVLAELTGVHLLAEQERRYRFHDLLRLHAAECAEADEPPAERHAAVRRALLWYAHAVQAAVDAVIPFFSRIPVELAAAEAPVPAFEDRAAALAWCDAERANLVAAVDRAAELGEHELAWQLPVLMFGLLLVRRPHADWVDTHQVGVASARVRGEVAAEAWLLTSAAIAERELRHPERALEHLERALACWQEDGTRWGIAWALRDTGAIYEQMGRYDEAVAAFERALAMHLEDGDTWGEATALAGLARCHLGAGEPERALAEANRALEIRREHRDQRNVGNALNDVSRVYLGMGEYEPAAEHAEQAGVVLAEVDYWNGRALSHELLGDALAGLGRAEDAAAQWRVALELYGSLGDPRADEVRARLADG from the coding sequence GTGTCAGACGACGGTTCTTCGCGCAACGAGTTCTCCGGCACGGCCGCCAACGTCGTGCAGGCCCACAGCATCGAGGGCGGGGTGCACTTCCACGCCGCCGTGGCGGCCCTGCCGGTGCCCCGGCAGCTGCCCGCCGACGTGCCCGGCTTCACCGACCGCGTCACCCACCTCAGGCGCCTGCACGACTGGCTGGACACCCCGGACGAGCAGGCGCCGCCCGCCGAGGTGGTCGCGGGCCCGCCGGGCATCGGCAAGACGTCCCTGGTCACGCACTGGGCGCACCAGGTGCGCGACCGCTTCCCCGACGGCGACCTGTTCGTGGACCTGCGCGGCTACCACGTGGAGCGCACCGTCAGCGCGGACGAGGCGCTGTCCGACGTGCTGCGCGCCCTCGACGTCCCCGACGAGCGCATCCCGGCCCGGCTGGAGGCGCGTGCCGCGCTCTACCGCTCCCTGCTGCACCGCCGGAAGATGCTGGTGCTGCTGGACAACGCGTCGTCCGCGGACCAGGTCAGACCCCTCTTACCGGGCACCTCCACCTGTAGGGTCCTGGTCACGAGCCGGAGCCACCTGGGCGGGCTGATCGCGAGGAACGGAGCGCACCGGATGTCGCTGGACGTGCTGCCGACGGAGCACGCGGTGGAACTGCTGGCGGGGATCGTGGGCGACGGGCGCGTGGCGGCCGAACCGGGGGCCGTCGCCCGGCTCGTCGAGTACTGCGGCCGGCTGCCGCTGGCACTGCGCATCGCCGGCGAGCGGCTGGCGGAGGACCCGCGGGCCCGGATCGGGGAGCTGGTCGAGGAGCTGGCCGAGGTGCGCGAACGCCTCGACGTGCTCGCCACCCCCGGCGACGAGTCCACCGCCGTGCGCGCCGTGTTCTCCTGGTCCTACCAGGCGCTCTCGCCCGACGCGGCCCGCGCCTACCGGCTGCTCGGCCTGCTCACCGGTCCCGACGTCGGCCTGCCCGCCGCCGCGGCGCTGCTCGGGACGGGGCAGGGCCGGGCGCGCCGGGTGCTCGCCGAGCTGACCGGCGTGCACCTGCTCGCCGAGCAGGAGCGGCGCTACCGGTTCCACGACCTGCTGCGCCTGCACGCGGCCGAGTGCGCGGAGGCCGACGAGCCGCCTGCCGAGCGGCACGCCGCCGTGCGCCGCGCGCTGCTCTGGTACGCCCACGCCGTCCAGGCCGCCGTCGATGCGGTCATCCCGTTCTTCTCGCGCATCCCGGTCGAGTTGGCGGCCGCCGAGGCGCCCGTCCCGGCGTTCGAGGACCGGGCGGCGGCGCTGGCCTGGTGCGACGCGGAGCGGGCGAACCTGGTGGCCGCCGTCGACCGGGCCGCCGAGCTGGGCGAGCACGAACTGGCCTGGCAGCTGCCCGTGCTGATGTTCGGGCTGCTGCTGGTCCGCCGGCCGCACGCGGACTGGGTGGACACGCACCAGGTCGGCGTGGCGTCGGCGCGGGTGCGCGGCGAGGTGGCCGCGGAGGCGTGGCTGCTGACCAGCGCCGCCATCGCCGAGCGGGAGCTGCGGCACCCGGAGCGCGCGCTGGAGCACCTGGAGCGCGCCCTGGCCTGCTGGCAGGAGGACGGCACCCGGTGGGGCATCGCCTGGGCGCTGCGCGACACCGGCGCGATCTACGAGCAGATGGGGCGCTACGACGAGGCGGTCGCCGCGTTCGAGCGGGCGCTGGCCATGCACCTGGAGGACGGCGACACGTGGGGCGAGGCCACGGCGCTGGCCGGCCTGGCCAGGTGCCACCTGGGCGCCGGCGAGCCGGAGCGGGCGCTGGCCGAGGCGAACCGGGCGCTGGAGATCCGGCGCGAGCACCGCGACCAGCGCAACGTCGGCAACGCCCTGAACGACGTCAGCCGCGTCTACCTCGGCATGGGGGAGTACGAGCCGGCCGCCGAGCACGCCGAGCAGGCCGGGGTGGTGCTGGCCGAGGTCGACTACTGGAACGGCCGGGCGCTGTCGCACGAGCTGCTGGGCGACGCCCTGGCCGGTCTCGGGCGGGCCGAGGACGCCGCGGCGCAGTGGCGGGTGGCGCTGGAGCTGTACGGGTCGCTGGGCGACCCGCGGGCGGACGAGGTGCGGGCGCGGCTGGCGGACGGCTGA
- a CDS encoding esterase/lipase family protein — protein MSVLPDSPPGPEPVRAVVPGSVPVPGSGSVPGSVPDAVAVPEPRPEVSPTPPAALVEAPEPPPNTPPTPPNLLWYLTEPTRAVVDIGQFAATRALLRAAPRGDGHTVLVLPGLGATDWATGPLRRFLAGLGYDVHGWGLGRNIGPSVTAVRGMRELLRELAAHGKVSLVGWSLGGIFARELARERPGSVRQVITLGSPYALADPRHTRVDPVYRLLARFYERGADLPPPEHARPPFPVPATSVYSRSDGIVPWRACVSPPGPRHENVAVASSHLGYGYNATVLWVVADRLAQRPGRRRPFTPPPGMVRMFPAQGDDNT, from the coding sequence ATGTCAGTTCTGCCGGACAGCCCGCCGGGCCCGGAACCGGTGCGGGCCGTGGTGCCGGGGTCGGTGCCGGTGCCGGGGTCGGGGTCGGTGCCGGGGTCGGTGCCGGACGCCGTGGCGGTGCCCGAACCCCGGCCCGAGGTCTCGCCCACTCCGCCAGCGGCCCTGGTGGAGGCCCCCGAGCCGCCGCCGAACACCCCGCCGACCCCGCCCAACCTGCTCTGGTACCTCACCGAGCCGACCCGCGCCGTCGTCGACATCGGCCAGTTCGCCGCCACCCGGGCCCTGCTGCGCGCCGCACCCCGGGGCGACGGGCACACCGTCCTGGTGCTGCCCGGCCTGGGCGCGACGGACTGGGCGACCGGCCCGCTGCGCCGGTTCCTCGCGGGCCTGGGCTACGACGTGCACGGCTGGGGCCTGGGCCGCAACATCGGCCCGTCGGTCACCGCCGTGCGCGGGATGCGCGAACTGCTGCGCGAACTGGCCGCGCACGGCAAGGTCAGCCTCGTCGGCTGGTCGCTGGGCGGCATCTTCGCCCGGGAGCTGGCGCGCGAGCGACCGGGCTCGGTGCGGCAGGTGATCACCCTCGGCAGCCCGTACGCCCTGGCCGACCCGCGCCACACCAGGGTCGACCCGGTCTACCGGCTGCTGGCGCGGTTCTACGAACGCGGCGCCGACCTGCCGCCGCCCGAGCACGCCCGCCCGCCGTTCCCGGTGCCCGCCACCTCGGTGTACTCGCGGTCGGACGGGATCGTGCCGTGGCGGGCCTGCGTCTCGCCGCCGGGACCGCGCCACGAGAACGTGGCGGTCGCGTCGAGCCACCTCGGCTACGGCTACAACGCGACGGTGCTGTGGGTGGTCGCCGACCGGCTGGCCCAACGCCCGGGGCGCCGCCGCCCGTTCACGCCGCCGCCCGGCATGGTCCGGATGTTCCCCGCGCAGGGGGACGACAACACGTAG
- a CDS encoding phosphatase PAP2 family protein: MSTRASAPPLARLVTEVLAPWVLVLSLPLVVAWHATGNVPDALLWGAVVGLTGSVIPMVVIVHGARRGRWNGHHVTNREGRLVPLLACLASLGLGIAALTLGGAPRAMVALALAMFLSLVVCLAVTFGVPVNGERGWKVSFHAAVAAGAVTVLFISFGPWALLGVPLVALVAWSRVALGDHTTPQVVVGALLGAVLAGSSFWLLA; this comes from the coding sequence ATGAGCACACGCGCGTCCGCACCGCCCCTGGCCCGACTGGTCACGGAGGTGTTGGCGCCGTGGGTGCTGGTGCTCAGCCTGCCGCTCGTGGTGGCGTGGCACGCCACCGGGAACGTGCCGGACGCCCTGCTGTGGGGCGCCGTGGTCGGCCTGACCGGGTCGGTGATCCCGATGGTGGTGATCGTCCACGGCGCCCGCCGCGGCCGCTGGAACGGCCACCACGTGACCAACCGCGAGGGCAGGCTGGTGCCGCTGCTGGCCTGCCTGGCCTCGCTGGGGCTCGGCATCGCGGCGCTCACCCTGGGCGGCGCGCCGCGGGCGATGGTCGCGCTGGCCCTGGCGATGTTCCTGAGCCTGGTGGTGTGCCTGGCGGTGACCTTCGGGGTCCCGGTCAACGGCGAGCGCGGCTGGAAGGTGTCCTTCCACGCCGCGGTGGCGGCCGGCGCGGTGACCGTGCTGTTCATCTCGTTCGGGCCGTGGGCCCTGCTCGGCGTGCCGCTGGTCGCGCTGGTGGCCTGGTCCCGGGTGGCGCTGGGCGACCACACGACACCGCAGGTCGTGGTGGGCGCGCTGCTCGGCGCGGTGCTGGCCGGCAGCTCGTTCTGGCTGCTGGCGTGA
- a CDS encoding alpha/beta fold hydrolase: MTTLDHWGGTGRYVDLDGPVHYVDFGGDGPPVVLVHGLGGSHLNWCLLAPHLVGHHRVLAVDLAGFGLTHPEGRGTTVPANARLLDRFLAEVVGEPVALVGNSMGGMISILHAARRPDSVTALALLDPAVPMPLGTRLDPQVALAFGAYAVPGLGRWVLERARRGVSPRRQVKRVLNLVCADSRSVPEEIILASMSLLEQRAEVPGLDEAFLAAARSVVWTGATSRRYYTAMSRVRVPVYLVHGDRDRLVPVTSARAAAKRNPSWRYEEFEGIGHVPQLEIPDVIGERLVAWLAGR, encoded by the coding sequence ATGACCACACTCGACCACTGGGGCGGGACCGGCCGGTACGTCGACCTCGACGGCCCGGTGCACTACGTCGACTTCGGCGGTGACGGCCCGCCGGTCGTCCTGGTGCACGGGCTGGGCGGTTCGCACCTGAACTGGTGCCTGCTCGCGCCGCACCTGGTCGGGCACCACCGCGTGCTGGCCGTCGACCTGGCCGGGTTCGGCCTGACCCACCCGGAGGGGCGCGGCACCACCGTGCCCGCCAACGCCCGGCTGCTCGACCGCTTCCTGGCCGAGGTGGTGGGCGAACCCGTGGCGCTGGTCGGCAACTCGATGGGCGGGATGATCTCCATCCTGCACGCGGCCCGCCGGCCCGACTCGGTCACCGCCCTGGCCCTGCTCGACCCGGCCGTGCCCATGCCGCTGGGCACCCGGCTCGACCCGCAGGTCGCCCTGGCGTTCGGCGCTTACGCGGTGCCGGGGCTGGGCCGGTGGGTGCTGGAGCGGGCGCGCCGGGGCGTGTCGCCGCGCCGCCAGGTCAAGCGCGTGCTCAACCTCGTGTGCGCCGATTCCCGGTCGGTGCCCGAGGAGATCATCCTGGCGTCGATGTCGCTGCTGGAGCAGCGCGCCGAGGTGCCCGGCCTGGACGAGGCGTTCCTGGCGGCGGCCCGCTCCGTGGTGTGGACCGGGGCGACCAGCCGCCGGTACTACACGGCGATGAGCCGCGTCCGGGTGCCGGTCTACCTGGTGCACGGCGACCGGGACCGGCTGGTGCCGGTGACGTCGGCGCGCGCGGCGGCGAAGCGGAACCCGTCGTGGCGGTACGAGGAGTTCGAGGGGATCGGGCACGTGCCGCAGTTGGAGATCCCCGACGTGATCGGGGAGAGGCTGGTCGCCTGGTTGGCCGGGCGGTGA